The window TCAATAATTCAATAATTCAATAATTCAATAATTCAATAATTCAATAATTCAATAATTCAATAATTCAAATTTATCTGTTTGTTTTTATAAAAACTATTTCCATCTTTGTGGCATAAATGAAAATGAACGCATTAAACAACTGGTGGTGGCTTAACGAGATATCGTAAGGCAATTCCGTGTTTGTTTAGAAAATATATTCAAAGGAAGGGTTGCCATACGGTAACCCTTTTTTTATGCCCCCTGGCCCCCCTGAATGGGGAGGGAAGAAGTCGAGGGGGTAGGTAATTAACAATTAAAAAGTACCCCCTTTAGGGGGCCAGGGGGCATGAAACAGATACTTAATCATCTATTCGAACACAAAACCTTTAGCCGGGAGCAGTCAAAAGGCATTTTGATAAACATTGCTCAAGGTAAGTACAACAACTCGCAAATGGCCGCGTTTATGACGGCCTATTGCATGCGCAGTATTACCGTTGATGAGCTGGAAGGCTTTCGCGATGCCATGCTGGAACTCTGCCTGCCCATTGATTTGCAAACCGGCGAACTGATAGATTTGTGCGGTACCGGCGGCGATGGCAAGGATACCTTCAATATTTCTACCCTCGCATCCTTTGTGGTAGCGGGAGCGGGTTATAAGGTGGCCAAACACGGTAACTACGGTGTGTCATCGGGTTGTGGCTCGTCAAACGTGATGGAGTATTTGGGGTACCAGTTTACCAACGATGCTGATAAACTGAAACGCGGAATTGACAAAGCCAACATCTGCTTTTTACATGCACCACTGTTCCACCCCGCCATGAAAACGGTGGCGCCCATCCGCAGGGAGTTGGGGGTGAAAACATTTTTTAACATGCTTGGTCCGCTGGTTAATCCTGCGAAGCCTGAAAATCAACTGGTTGGTGTTTTTAACCTGGAGCTGGCAAGGGTGTATGCTTATCTTTACCAAAAATCAACTACTAAATATACCATAGTGAACGCTTTGGAGGGTTATGACGAAGTTTCCCTTACCTGCGATTTCAAAACCTTCTCGGCCGAGGGCGAAAAGATTAATAGTGTTGAGGCCCTGGGCTTCGAAAAGCTTGACCCATCAGAAATTGCCGGTGGTGATACTGTAAGTGCCTCTGCTTCAATATTTAGTAGCGTGCTAAGTGGCGATGGTACCAACGCGCAAAACAACGTAGTGCTATCAAACGCAGCTTTGGCTATCAGGACTATCACCCCCGAAAAAACCTTTGCCGATTGCTTTTACGAGGCGGAGGAAGCCCTGCTCAGCAAAAAGGCGCTAAACAGCTTTAACCTGCTATTGCAAAACTAAACATGAAAATAAAAGTTTGCGGTTTAAAAGATCCCGAAAATATTGAAGCGGTTGCTGCTTTAAAACCGGACTACCTGGGCTTTATTTGCTACGGGCCTTCGCCACGATATATCGGTCAATTATCTGCAGAAAGTTTCAAAAAACTACCAATAAACATCAAAAAAACAGCAGTTTTTGTGAACGAAAACACACAAATAATAAACTCCTTAATACAAGCCTACAATTTTGATGTAATTCAGTTACATGGCGACGAATCGCCGGAATTTAGCCACAGTTTTCGGGACAGGGTTACCGTGTTTAAAGCATTTGGATTGGACGAGAATTTCGATTTTAGCCGGCTGGATAATTATGTGAACAAAGTAGACTATTTCCTGTTCGATACAAAAACTGCAGCCTATGGTGGTTCGGGTAAAACCTTTGACTGGGGGATGCTGGAAAATTATAAACTGGATGTCCCCTTCTTTTTGTCGGGCGGCATCAGCCTGGATAATTTAGAAGAAATTAAAAAGATTAACCATCCGCAATTTTACGGGGTTGATTTAAATA is drawn from Mucilaginibacter ginsenosidivorax and contains these coding sequences:
- the trpD gene encoding anthranilate phosphoribosyltransferase, translated to MKQILNHLFEHKTFSREQSKGILINIAQGKYNNSQMAAFMTAYCMRSITVDELEGFRDAMLELCLPIDLQTGELIDLCGTGGDGKDTFNISTLASFVVAGAGYKVAKHGNYGVSSGCGSSNVMEYLGYQFTNDADKLKRGIDKANICFLHAPLFHPAMKTVAPIRRELGVKTFFNMLGPLVNPAKPENQLVGVFNLELARVYAYLYQKSTTKYTIVNALEGYDEVSLTCDFKTFSAEGEKINSVEALGFEKLDPSEIAGGDTVSASASIFSSVLSGDGTNAQNNVVLSNAALAIRTITPEKTFADCFYEAEEALLSKKALNSFNLLLQN
- a CDS encoding phosphoribosylanthranilate isomerase — its product is MKIKVCGLKDPENIEAVAALKPDYLGFICYGPSPRYIGQLSAESFKKLPINIKKTAVFVNENTQIINSLIQAYNFDVIQLHGDESPEFSHSFRDRVTVFKAFGLDENFDFSRLDNYVNKVDYFLFDTKTAAYGGSGKTFDWGMLENYKLDVPFFLSGGISLDNLEEIKKINHPQFYGVDLNSRFETAPGVKDTDKLKQAFDIINKQPIINEIRS